One Dysidea avara chromosome 7, odDysAvar1.4, whole genome shotgun sequence genomic region harbors:
- the LOC136262412 gene encoding adhesion G protein-coupled receptor E3-like isoform X1, whose amino-acid sequence MIAKSLQLLAGEKVDVKRGRSEMWTIFIILTLLFCGGHAQGITCYVEFAFSVASGQEFCTEDAQPVIGDIMTNSVLLQYRNEESWTTLRYFNQTDRAVEVDIELSNNSDHLQLRWIQDNSELNPAWAIDDIYLECDPGGLDTLLSFEEDKEILNRYWECYSGNISNTAATCSATELHLMMDGSEREARTRVFNITSSIPPDSITITSSTCRKCLLDMVSNIDWPASYVGTELLFSCNITPAVNITRTCQFDGSSALWQPSAVDVFNVCRTGLPPAGASCNREEIRNMQWPEIPIGSEVTRYCIQNRNRIRRRCVYNGSAPYWQPNNITVSQMCPEGRPVISERVAELGNRVADVSADEGISLLANFTTSSPTYNMSNDLQQITELMGTILDKISGTVSKEFSQKFGSVVSSLLEGEALVAAMNLPEEDRINFTLSVLTQTDDFALKYHSSESEDVNKDNLRVTAVEVGPSANKTTKVFSVEGNGEISLDPKIFTNSTTRVGGVLYYNLSDFFVDILDENGSNYTLESSVFSVTLGDLVIPADADSVVEFNITHRTPGNGEAPVCAFYNLSSDGNYKPFWSQAGCEQLNSTDMYTICRCNHLTHFAVLFDTSGTSSKISTAHETALKVITYVGVAVSLPCLLVTVVCFLVLKALWSLRTFVHINLCCTLFIAQLIFVVGADKTSNEAGCATIAILLHYFFLTTFMWMLMEGVVLYIVLVKVFTRVDWKYYTGFTLLCYGGPLLYMIMCVPLGLARTNEWSYGSDDVCWLTYDDQFIWAFIVPVVVIIVINLGFLIMAIRIMWKHNRNSSKSKVENTWYWFKGSFSLMISMGVTWIFGLLSFHEFLLPFIYLFAIFTSLQGLWIFLLFVVLSHPVRESSKKMWYSTVGSTFSGQESTYSFRRNSTRTSSFLSTRANSVLSKAVKPSEISISIDQDEKSADSSSGISSGASSKDSILKYERSPRIVGRLSASPDEDSASIQS is encoded by the exons ATGATTGCAAAATCATTACAGTTGCTCGCTGGCGAGAAAGTGGATGTAAAACGAGGTCGGAGTGAGATGTGGACTATATTCATAATTCTCACACTACTGTTTTGTGGCGGCCACGCGCAGGGAATAACATG CTATGTGGAATTCGCATTCTCAGTAGCAAGTGGACAAGAGTTTTGTACTGAAGATGCACAGCCAGTCATTGGTGATATAATGACAAATTCAGTATTACTACAATACCGAAACGAAGAGTCATGGACAACCCTGCGTTATTTTAATCAAA CTGACAGAGCAGTGGAGGTGGACATAGAGTTAAGTAACAATTCTGATCATTTGCAACTTCGTTGGATCCAAGATAATTCAGAGTTAAATCCAGCATGGGCCATTGATGACATATATCTTGAATGTGACCCTGGAGGACTTGATACACTTTTATCATTTGAAGAGGATAAAGA GATACTAAACAGATATTGGGAATGTTACTCTGGAAATATAAGTAATACAGCTGCTACCTGTTCTGCCACAGAGTTACATTTGATGATGGATGGTTCTGAGAGGGAAGCAAGGACAAGAGTGTTTAACATCACATCTAGTATACCACCGGACTCTATCACGATCACCTCTTCAACTTGCAGAA AGTGTCTGTTAGACATGGTGTCTAACATTGATTGGCCGGCCTCGTATGTTGGCACGGAGCTCCTGTTTTCCTGTAATATTACCCCTGCAG TCAACATCACAAGGACATGTCAGTTTGATGGATCTTCTGCCTTATGGCAGCCTTCAGCTGTGGATGTGTTTAATGTCTGTAGAACTGGCCTACCTCCAG CTGGAGCATCTTGTAACAGAGAAGAAATCAGAAATATGCAGTGGCCAGAAATACCAATTGGTAGTGAAGTAACTCGATATTGTATACAAAACAGAA ACAGAATTAGGAGACGGTGTGTGTACAATGGCTCTGCTCCTTACTGGCAGCCTAACAATATTACTGTATCACAAATGTGTCCTGAGGGTAGACCAGTAATATCAGAACGTGTTGCTGAGCTAGGGAATAGG GTGGCTGATGTTTCAGCTGATGAAGGAATCAGTTTACTCGCGAACTTCACTACATCTTCACCCACATATAACATGAGTAATGATTTACAGCAAATAACTGAACTAATGGGTACAATACTGGACAAGATCAGTGGGACTGTTAGTAAAGAATTCAGCCAG AAATTTGGGTCTGTAGTTAGTAGTCTATTGGAAGGTGAAGCTCTGGTTGCTGCAATGAATTTACCTGAG GAAGATAGGATTAATTTTACTCTATCAGTATTAACACAAACTGATGATTTTGCTTTAAAGTATCACAGCTCAGAATCAGAGGATGTTAACAAGGACAATCTTC GTGTGACTGCAGTTGAAGTGGGACCATCAGCAAACAAAACCACAAAAGTGTTCTCAGTTGAAGGGAATGGCGAGATCTCTTTGGACCCTAAGATATTTACAAACAGTACAA CTCGTGTTGGTGGAGTACTCTACTACAACTTGAGTGATTTCTTTGTTGACATTTTGGATGAAAATGGATC aAATTATACACTGGAATCTTCAGTGTTTTCTGTGACATTGGGTGACTTAGTCATCCCTGCTGATGCGGATTCAGTTGTGGAGTTCAACATAACCCATAGAACA CCAGGCAATGGTGAAGCCCcagtgtgtgcattctacaACCTTAGCAG TGATGGCAACTACAAGCCATTTTGGTCACAAGCTGGTTGTGAACAGCTCAACTCCACTGACATGTACACTATCTGTAGATGTAATCACCTCACACACTTTGCTGTCTTGTTTGATACAAGTGGAACTAGTTCAAAG ATAAGCACTGCTCATGAAACTGCTTTAAAAGTCATCACTTATGTGGGGGTAGCTGTTTCCTTACCGTGTCTGCTAGTCACAGTAGTCTGTTTCCTTGTGTTAAA GGCATTGTGGAGTCTCCGCACTTTTGTGCACATCAACTTGTGTTGTACACTGTTCATTGCTCAGTTGATATTTGTAGTGGGAGCAGACAAGACCTCCAATGAG GCTGGCTGTGCTACAATAGCCATTCTACTCCATTACTTCTTCCTCACTACCTTCATGTGGATGTTAATGGAGGGAGTAGTGTTGTATATTGTATTGGTGAAAGTGTTTACACGAGTTGACTGGAAATACTACACAGGATTTACACTATTATGTTATG GTGGTCCATTACTGTACATGATAATGTGTGTTCCTTTGGGACTGGCTAGAACAAATGAGTGGAGTTATGGCAGTGATGATGT GTGTTGGTTGACGTATGACGACCAGTTCATATGGGCCTTCATTGTTCCAGTTGTTGTCATCATAGTG ATTAATCTTGGCTTCTTAATTATGGCTATCAGAATAATGTGGAAGCACAACAGGAATTCTTCAAAGTCCAAAGTGGAGAATACATG GTATTGGTTCAAGGGTAGTTTCTCTCTTATGATCAGTATGGGAGTAACCTGGATATTTGGATTACTTTCTTTTCACGAGTTTCTACTTCCTTTTATCTACCTGTTTGCTATCTTCACTTCACTTCAA GGTCTGTGGATATTCCTTCTGTTTGTGGTGCTGTCTCATCCA GTACGCGAGTCTAGCAAAAAGATGTGGTATTCTACTGTCGGCTCAACCTTCAGCGGCCAGGAGTCTACCTACAGCTTCAGGAGAAACTCCACCCGTACAAGTTCCTTCTTGTCCACTCGTGCAAACTCTGTTTTGTCC AAAGCTGTTAAGCCATCAGAAATATCCATATCTATTGATCAAGATGAGAAGTCAGCTGATTCTAGTAGTGGGATAAGCAGTGGGGCCAGCAGTAAAGACAGCATCCTGAAGTATGAACGCTCCCCTAGAATAGTTGGCAGACTATCTGCCAGCCCTGATGAAGACAGTGCATCTATTCAATCATGA
- the LOC136262412 gene encoding adhesion G protein-coupled receptor E3-like isoform X2, with amino-acid sequence MTNSVLLQYRNEESWTTLRYFNQTDRAVEVDIELSNNSDHLQLRWIQDNSELNPAWAIDDIYLECDPGGLDTLLSFEEDKEILNRYWECYSGNISNTAATCSATELHLMMDGSEREARTRVFNITSSIPPDSITITSSTCRKCLLDMVSNIDWPASYVGTELLFSCNITPAVNITRTCQFDGSSALWQPSAVDVFNVCRTGLPPAGASCNREEIRNMQWPEIPIGSEVTRYCIQNRNRIRRRCVYNGSAPYWQPNNITVSQMCPEGRPVISERVAELGNRVADVSADEGISLLANFTTSSPTYNMSNDLQQITELMGTILDKISGTVSKEFSQKFGSVVSSLLEGEALVAAMNLPEEDRINFTLSVLTQTDDFALKYHSSESEDVNKDNLRVTAVEVGPSANKTTKVFSVEGNGEISLDPKIFTNSTTRVGGVLYYNLSDFFVDILDENGSNYTLESSVFSVTLGDLVIPADADSVVEFNITHRTPGNGEAPVCAFYNLSSDGNYKPFWSQAGCEQLNSTDMYTICRCNHLTHFAVLFDTSGTSSKISTAHETALKVITYVGVAVSLPCLLVTVVCFLVLKALWSLRTFVHINLCCTLFIAQLIFVVGADKTSNEAGCATIAILLHYFFLTTFMWMLMEGVVLYIVLVKVFTRVDWKYYTGFTLLCYGGPLLYMIMCVPLGLARTNEWSYGSDDVCWLTYDDQFIWAFIVPVVVIIVINLGFLIMAIRIMWKHNRNSSKSKVENTWYWFKGSFSLMISMGVTWIFGLLSFHEFLLPFIYLFAIFTSLQGLWIFLLFVVLSHPVRESSKKMWYSTVGSTFSGQESTYSFRRNSTRTSSFLSTRANSVLSKAVKPSEISISIDQDEKSADSSSGISSGASSKDSILKYERSPRIVGRLSASPDEDSASIQS; translated from the exons ATGACAAATTCAGTATTACTACAATACCGAAACGAAGAGTCATGGACAACCCTGCGTTATTTTAATCAAA CTGACAGAGCAGTGGAGGTGGACATAGAGTTAAGTAACAATTCTGATCATTTGCAACTTCGTTGGATCCAAGATAATTCAGAGTTAAATCCAGCATGGGCCATTGATGACATATATCTTGAATGTGACCCTGGAGGACTTGATACACTTTTATCATTTGAAGAGGATAAAGA GATACTAAACAGATATTGGGAATGTTACTCTGGAAATATAAGTAATACAGCTGCTACCTGTTCTGCCACAGAGTTACATTTGATGATGGATGGTTCTGAGAGGGAAGCAAGGACAAGAGTGTTTAACATCACATCTAGTATACCACCGGACTCTATCACGATCACCTCTTCAACTTGCAGAA AGTGTCTGTTAGACATGGTGTCTAACATTGATTGGCCGGCCTCGTATGTTGGCACGGAGCTCCTGTTTTCCTGTAATATTACCCCTGCAG TCAACATCACAAGGACATGTCAGTTTGATGGATCTTCTGCCTTATGGCAGCCTTCAGCTGTGGATGTGTTTAATGTCTGTAGAACTGGCCTACCTCCAG CTGGAGCATCTTGTAACAGAGAAGAAATCAGAAATATGCAGTGGCCAGAAATACCAATTGGTAGTGAAGTAACTCGATATTGTATACAAAACAGAA ACAGAATTAGGAGACGGTGTGTGTACAATGGCTCTGCTCCTTACTGGCAGCCTAACAATATTACTGTATCACAAATGTGTCCTGAGGGTAGACCAGTAATATCAGAACGTGTTGCTGAGCTAGGGAATAGG GTGGCTGATGTTTCAGCTGATGAAGGAATCAGTTTACTCGCGAACTTCACTACATCTTCACCCACATATAACATGAGTAATGATTTACAGCAAATAACTGAACTAATGGGTACAATACTGGACAAGATCAGTGGGACTGTTAGTAAAGAATTCAGCCAG AAATTTGGGTCTGTAGTTAGTAGTCTATTGGAAGGTGAAGCTCTGGTTGCTGCAATGAATTTACCTGAG GAAGATAGGATTAATTTTACTCTATCAGTATTAACACAAACTGATGATTTTGCTTTAAAGTATCACAGCTCAGAATCAGAGGATGTTAACAAGGACAATCTTC GTGTGACTGCAGTTGAAGTGGGACCATCAGCAAACAAAACCACAAAAGTGTTCTCAGTTGAAGGGAATGGCGAGATCTCTTTGGACCCTAAGATATTTACAAACAGTACAA CTCGTGTTGGTGGAGTACTCTACTACAACTTGAGTGATTTCTTTGTTGACATTTTGGATGAAAATGGATC aAATTATACACTGGAATCTTCAGTGTTTTCTGTGACATTGGGTGACTTAGTCATCCCTGCTGATGCGGATTCAGTTGTGGAGTTCAACATAACCCATAGAACA CCAGGCAATGGTGAAGCCCcagtgtgtgcattctacaACCTTAGCAG TGATGGCAACTACAAGCCATTTTGGTCACAAGCTGGTTGTGAACAGCTCAACTCCACTGACATGTACACTATCTGTAGATGTAATCACCTCACACACTTTGCTGTCTTGTTTGATACAAGTGGAACTAGTTCAAAG ATAAGCACTGCTCATGAAACTGCTTTAAAAGTCATCACTTATGTGGGGGTAGCTGTTTCCTTACCGTGTCTGCTAGTCACAGTAGTCTGTTTCCTTGTGTTAAA GGCATTGTGGAGTCTCCGCACTTTTGTGCACATCAACTTGTGTTGTACACTGTTCATTGCTCAGTTGATATTTGTAGTGGGAGCAGACAAGACCTCCAATGAG GCTGGCTGTGCTACAATAGCCATTCTACTCCATTACTTCTTCCTCACTACCTTCATGTGGATGTTAATGGAGGGAGTAGTGTTGTATATTGTATTGGTGAAAGTGTTTACACGAGTTGACTGGAAATACTACACAGGATTTACACTATTATGTTATG GTGGTCCATTACTGTACATGATAATGTGTGTTCCTTTGGGACTGGCTAGAACAAATGAGTGGAGTTATGGCAGTGATGATGT GTGTTGGTTGACGTATGACGACCAGTTCATATGGGCCTTCATTGTTCCAGTTGTTGTCATCATAGTG ATTAATCTTGGCTTCTTAATTATGGCTATCAGAATAATGTGGAAGCACAACAGGAATTCTTCAAAGTCCAAAGTGGAGAATACATG GTATTGGTTCAAGGGTAGTTTCTCTCTTATGATCAGTATGGGAGTAACCTGGATATTTGGATTACTTTCTTTTCACGAGTTTCTACTTCCTTTTATCTACCTGTTTGCTATCTTCACTTCACTTCAA GGTCTGTGGATATTCCTTCTGTTTGTGGTGCTGTCTCATCCA GTACGCGAGTCTAGCAAAAAGATGTGGTATTCTACTGTCGGCTCAACCTTCAGCGGCCAGGAGTCTACCTACAGCTTCAGGAGAAACTCCACCCGTACAAGTTCCTTCTTGTCCACTCGTGCAAACTCTGTTTTGTCC AAAGCTGTTAAGCCATCAGAAATATCCATATCTATTGATCAAGATGAGAAGTCAGCTGATTCTAGTAGTGGGATAAGCAGTGGGGCCAGCAGTAAAGACAGCATCCTGAAGTATGAACGCTCCCCTAGAATAGTTGGCAGACTATCTGCCAGCCCTGATGAAGACAGTGCATCTATTCAATCATGA